One genomic segment of Methanocorpusculum sp. includes these proteins:
- a CDS encoding serine hydrolase, with the protein MTLVTDTTANPATITDVEDFFDTAIPAGLATYNIPGATVAVVQDGELIFSKGYGYADLTNETPVDADSTIFHIGSVTKLFTWTCVMQLVEEGKIDLDTDINTYLTDFSIPDTYPGQPITMRNLMTHTAGFEDASRRGAVEDVEDLFSFRIYCRDYMPARVYPPGTVTSYSNYGTTLAAVIIEDVSGVSFEEYLQEHILTPLDLTKTHISYFLPPESAANLSSGYNYISGKNVAVTDTVFVIGPAGSISSTAPDMAKFLAAHMQNGTVDGVEILSEKTAALMHARTFSNDPRVSGMCLGFYETFLNNERIILHGGDTNTFHSLFVIIPEKKIRIFCLIQCSWRDSSTIRPPCGVCQPVLSSHRNSDIDPGHKPGHIVGEIRGNLPVNPP; encoded by the coding sequence GTGACCTTGGTAACGGATACTACCGCAAATCCGGCGACCATTACTGATGTCGAAGATTTTTTTGATACTGCTATTCCAGCAGGACTCGCAACATACAATATACCCGGCGCAACTGTCGCAGTAGTGCAGGATGGAGAACTGATTTTTTCCAAAGGGTACGGTTATGCTGATCTTACCAATGAAACGCCAGTTGATGCCGACTCAACAATCTTCCATATTGGATCGGTCACTAAACTCTTCACCTGGACCTGTGTTATGCAACTGGTGGAAGAGGGTAAAATCGATCTGGATACTGACATCAATACTTATCTGACTGATTTTTCAATTCCCGACACATATCCAGGCCAACCAATCACCATGCGAAACCTGATGACACACACGGCTGGATTCGAAGACGCATCTCGTCGTGGGGCAGTTGAAGACGTAGAAGATCTCTTTTCGTTTAGAATCTACTGCCGGGATTATATGCCCGCAAGGGTGTATCCTCCAGGGACCGTTACCTCCTACTCAAATTATGGCACCACACTCGCAGCAGTCATCATTGAGGATGTGAGCGGCGTTTCGTTTGAGGAATATCTGCAGGAACATATTTTAACGCCTCTTGATCTCACAAAAACACATATTTCCTATTTCCTCCCGCCTGAATCTGCCGCGAATCTCTCCTCAGGGTATAATTATATCAGCGGGAAGAATGTAGCCGTCACAGACACAGTTTTTGTCATTGGTCCCGCCGGATCCATCAGTTCCACGGCACCAGATATGGCAAAATTCCTTGCTGCACATATGCAGAACGGGACGGTTGATGGAGTAGAAATTCTTTCTGAAAAAACGGCAGCACTCATGCACGCAAGAACATTTTCAAATGACCCACGGGTCAGCGGCATGTGTCTTGGATTTTATGAAACATTTCTCAATAATGAGAGGATTATTCTCCACGGTGGAGATACAAATACATTCCATTCGCTCTTTGTAATTATTCCAGAAAAAAAAATCAGGATTTTTTGTCTCATACAATGCTCCTGGAGGGACAGCAGCACGATACGACCTCCTTGTGGAGTATGTCAACCAGTTTTATCCTCTCACCGAAACAGTGACATCGACCCCGGACACAAACCCGGGCACATCGTTGGAGAAATACGCGGGAACCTACCAGTCAACCCGCCATAA
- a CDS encoding alpha/beta fold hydrolase, with product MPTLHVNDIEMYYETRGEGKPLLIIWGIGGEIPPLIDRLAESTQGKYRLILFDNRGSGRTDKPDIPYSISMMADDTSGLMTAIGIEQAHVIGISTGARIALSLAAEHPKQVKSLILHVAAARSPDKEDKDAAASFERLRAAMTQPGFMEKVLAYPPTIESFFRQFEALREFDGRSLLGKIQCPVLIVNGTQDASTPVRYAEELEAGIPDSRLILVDSDHLFARTTPDLLITPVLAFLNEIE from the coding sequence ATGCCAACATTACACGTCAATGATATCGAAATGTATTACGAAACCCGCGGAGAGGGAAAGCCGCTGCTGATTATCTGGGGAATCGGTGGTGAAATCCCGCCGCTTATTGACCGGCTTGCAGAATCAACTCAGGGTAAATACAGACTCATCTTGTTCGACAACCGGGGTTCCGGGAGAACGGACAAACCGGACATCCCGTATTCAATTTCCATGATGGCAGATGATACATCCGGCCTCATGACGGCAATTGGTATCGAACAGGCCCATGTCATCGGCATTTCGACCGGTGCCAGGATTGCCCTTTCACTCGCAGCAGAGCACCCAAAACAGGTGAAAAGCCTCATTCTTCACGTGGCTGCTGCCCGCTCTCCTGATAAAGAAGACAAGGATGCGGCCGCATCGTTTGAACGACTGCGTGCTGCCATGACACAACCGGGATTTATGGAAAAAGTGCTCGCCTACCCACCTACGATCGAATCATTCTTCCGGCAATTCGAGGCTTTGAGGGAATTTGACGGCAGATCACTGCTGGGGAAAATTCAGTGTCCCGTACTGATCGTGAACGGAACGCAGGATGCATCGACACCGGTCAGATACGCAGAAGAACTCGAGGCAGGAATCCCGGATTCACGTTTGATCCTTGTAGACAGTGATCACCTTTTTGCAAGAACAACGCCCGACCTCCTGATCACGCCGGTTCTTGCATTCCTGAACGAAATTGAGTGA
- a CDS encoding DUF3089 domain-containing protein, with protein MSVNQRETLDDLRGKELGIPTKLPAFNPDTDVPAAPDYTNPNSWLSMPAYFSTEKQPVDVFWVYPTILSDNITYLMDISNSALREKAHWTLVEQASIFDGQANIYAPLYRQNNVKINPLMLTEAKPIFDLGQQDLIRAFDYFLNHFNKGERPIILAAHSQGSVRVVELSKAGELLTGDAESLKRLVAAYVIGYSITPADLKQNPLMKISENATETGCFITYNTISNAKCKEKQGPTIIPGTFVVNPLTWKTDTTFASASENIEAVFFKHEHPKNPDRHPNFAAARIVNNALVITNISNPEELPATSATFPEGVYHMYDYAIFYENLRKNVGDRIRSYLENENVTKNEINQILFSEI; from the coding sequence ATGAGCGTAAACCAAAGAGAAACACTGGATGATCTGCGAGGTAAGGAATTAGGCATTCCAACAAAACTACCCGCCTTTAACCCGGACACGGATGTACCGGCGGCTCCGGATTATACAAATCCCAACAGCTGGCTTTCGATGCCCGCATATTTCAGCACGGAAAAGCAGCCGGTCGATGTGTTCTGGGTATATCCCACCATCCTCTCTGATAATATAACCTATCTGATGGACATCAGCAATTCGGCATTACGGGAGAAAGCGCACTGGACACTTGTGGAACAGGCCAGCATATTTGACGGGCAGGCAAATATTTACGCACCGTTGTACCGGCAGAACAATGTGAAAATAAATCCTTTGATGCTGACCGAAGCAAAACCCATCTTTGATCTGGGACAGCAGGACCTCATCCGTGCTTTTGATTATTTCCTGAACCATTTCAACAAGGGAGAACGGCCTATTATTCTCGCGGCCCACAGTCAGGGATCGGTCAGGGTCGTTGAACTCTCAAAGGCAGGAGAACTCCTGACCGGTGATGCCGAATCACTGAAGAGACTGGTGGCGGCATATGTTATTGGCTATTCGATTACACCTGCAGATCTCAAACAAAATCCGCTGATGAAGATCAGTGAAAATGCAACGGAAACGGGGTGTTTTATCACCTATAATACGATATCCAATGCAAAATGCAAAGAAAAGCAGGGGCCGACAATCATTCCCGGAACATTTGTGGTAAATCCCCTGACCTGGAAGACCGACACCACGTTTGCATCTGCTTCGGAAAATATCGAAGCAGTGTTCTTCAAACATGAGCATCCAAAAAATCCCGACAGGCACCCGAACTTTGCAGCAGCGAGAATCGTAAACAACGCGCTCGTGATAACAAACATATCCAACCCGGAAGAATTACCGGCAACCAGTGCCACCTTCCCGGAAGGTGTCTACCACATGTATGATTATGCGATCTTTTACGAGAATCTCAGAAAGAATGTCGGCGATCGGATCCGTTCGTATCTGGAGAATGAGAACGTCACAAAAAATGAAATAAACCAGATCCTTTTTTCTGAAATCTGA
- a CDS encoding mechanosensitive ion channel family protein, giving the protein MADTLLSNVTTSVSADTLISNVTTDVLAELPLKTIDANLILYVLFIIIFAYVLNRLLGFILTHISERMGRYRTTITMLIPLLKLVVYVVALYYILIAVIEPSLTLLLAFSGLFGAAIGFGLKDLFADIIAGIIIIFEKPYQIGDMVSIGEKYGEVKNIGIRSTRLQTPGDEQVSAPNGTIFTQSVTSGNAGDLAMMIIIDLYVHPDSDAEKAMKILKEALVTSKYVIISKKYTHTVLLDDFPFYKRVRAKGYVNDLRFEFEFKSEVSRRALAEFRKVGIRPPSFVPPEVDTGHSGNRRRA; this is encoded by the coding sequence ATGGCTGATACTCTGCTCTCTAATGTTACGACAAGTGTTTCGGCTGACACTCTGATTTCCAATGTTACTACAGACGTTTTGGCTGAACTCCCGCTCAAAACCATAGATGCGAACCTTATCCTGTATGTTCTTTTCATCATTATCTTCGCGTATGTCCTCAATCGGCTGCTCGGTTTTATCCTGACACATATCTCGGAACGGATGGGCCGGTATCGGACCACGATCACCATGCTGATCCCCTTGCTGAAGCTTGTCGTGTATGTGGTCGCCCTCTATTACATCCTCATTGCTGTTATCGAACCTTCGCTGACCCTATTACTCGCATTCTCGGGACTCTTTGGCGCCGCCATCGGGTTCGGCTTGAAAGACCTTTTTGCCGATATCATCGCGGGTATCATCATTATCTTTGAAAAACCCTATCAGATCGGCGACATGGTGTCCATCGGAGAAAAGTACGGGGAGGTAAAAAATATCGGGATACGCTCTACCCGATTACAGACTCCTGGCGATGAACAGGTGTCGGCTCCGAATGGTACGATATTCACCCAGTCGGTAACCAGCGGCAATGCGGGCGACCTTGCCATGATGATCATCATCGATCTCTATGTCCACCCGGATTCTGATGCGGAGAAGGCCATGAAAATCCTCAAGGAAGCCCTTGTCACATCAAAATATGTGATCATCTCAAAAAAATATACCCATACAGTGCTGCTTGACGATTTCCCGTTCTACAAGCGTGTCCGTGCAAAGGGATATGTCAACGATCTCCGGTTTGAATTTGAGTTCAAATCGGAAGTCTCCCGGAGGGCATTGGCGGAGTTCAGAAAAGTAGGGATCCGGCCCCCGTCGTTTGTTCCCCCGGAAGTGGATACTGGTCATTCAGGAAACAGAAGAAGAGCATAA
- a CDS encoding regulator of amino acid metabolism, contains ACT domain protein: MWRRILEQFQDSPSQQRVVRFLLENGFGVSSEGKTVVNGIEISASALARVIKVDRRVVDSTLRRICEIDELQSLFSRLRVTPDLTDVAKNLGLSVITILPKNAGDKNIVSSAVDVLASYDLPLRQIFVTDPYVVETPRLVIIIDGVIPADAIQKLRSLPTVQSLIL, translated from the coding sequence ATGTGGCGGAGAATACTCGAACAATTTCAGGACTCACCCTCGCAGCAGCGTGTCGTCCGTTTTCTTCTTGAGAACGGTTTCGGCGTTTCTTCAGAGGGAAAAACCGTAGTAAACGGCATAGAAATATCCGCATCCGCGCTCGCACGCGTGATAAAAGTGGACAGACGGGTCGTGGACTCCACCCTGCGCCGGATCTGCGAGATCGATGAACTGCAGTCTCTCTTTTCCCGTCTCCGTGTCACCCCGGATCTGACGGACGTCGCCAAAAATCTCGGCCTCTCGGTTATCACCATCCTCCCGAAAAATGCCGGCGATAAAAACATAGTCTCCTCGGCAGTTGATGTTCTCGCATCCTATGACCTGCCGCTTAGACAGATATTCGTCACCGACCCCTACGTGGTCGAAACACCGCGCCTAGTCATCATAATCGACGGAGTGATTCCGGCAGATGCCATACAGAAACTCCGGAGCCTCCCAACGGTCCAGTCACTCATCCTGTAA
- a CDS encoding LSM domain-containing protein, with the protein MVSSIVLPIKKVNSLVDSKISVEIKDEGCKFEGRLVAMDEYLNLHLEETVEITTNGRRNIGTVVIRGNNILTISPLN; encoded by the coding sequence ATGGTATCCAGCATTGTCCTTCCGATAAAAAAAGTCAACTCACTCGTTGACTCAAAAATTTCTGTGGAGATAAAAGATGAGGGATGTAAATTTGAGGGAAGGCTTGTCGCAATGGACGAGTATCTCAATCTTCATCTCGAAGAAACCGTTGAGATCACCACAAACGGTCGAAGAAACATCGGCACAGTCGTCATCCGCGGAAACAACATCCTCACCATCTCTCCGCTGAACTAA
- a CDS encoding MarR family transcriptional regulator, with product MSREAELNEADEKTFAYLKEHPKGVLQSDLWKAIEVDSRTCSRILKKLEDAGLIAREETKKDGTRTYLITVVHTSQAVDPNLLMAGESIVPCVACDEECTVEHCKMLEDWVYELVFDELE from the coding sequence ATGTCCAGAGAAGCTGAACTAAACGAAGCGGACGAAAAAACATTTGCCTACCTCAAAGAGCACCCAAAAGGTGTTCTTCAGAGTGATCTCTGGAAAGCTATTGAGGTGGACAGCCGTACGTGTTCACGTATCCTCAAAAAACTTGAGGATGCAGGTCTCATCGCCCGGGAAGAGACCAAAAAGGACGGGACACGAACCTATCTCATCACTGTCGTCCACACCTCCCAGGCGGTCGACCCCAACCTTCTGATGGCAGGGGAATCCATCGTTCCGTGTGTAGCCTGCGATGAGGAGTGTACCGTCGAACACTGTAAAATGCTTGAAGACTGGGTCTATGAACTGGTCTTCGATGAACTTGAATAA
- a CDS encoding methanogenesis marker 14 protein produces MSAGFFDRFSAKKPWIVESVPPPSTGHGAGMQVPEYKSNPYFIVASVEMGNTTTKCILTGTNLDTGKSYIINKTVSMSRDVRKPKAGEEVFGATLDGTELTRESVTDLVRDTLIKCHKDADLSIKDELDFVVRSTGVVAAMDSPEQVGEFVKALANGCLLAGVPPKKMTPPMGINSLPKKLRGFSYADRLVFTGAIAGVTPPIGSTGVEMVANEMEGELAMAGIKEGAKWTGVDFRNPCISMDFGTTLDGRITGDVDDKAENPFAKTIGNFCGLAGAIPDAIIRGTGLVDKKKGTALDLFGEKCKTSSNRSTKNAMPYVERCMEIIDVAEVPRERTHFGKVPVCADVAEDSGIVLIGVDIGVNGDRTADLEAIGAEIAKNENKEVIREVIDRVCANVALKIIDLCIKRNFLPKNSSIGFTGRAIISGNKPQYILEGIMERGIYDDPVDHLVFVDDGLARGAALMGRCMNSIGHPKCPIGGVRGGHCIMAKRQKIGK; encoded by the coding sequence ATGTCGGCAGGTTTTTTTGACCGGTTCTCTGCAAAGAAACCCTGGATCGTCGAGAGTGTTCCGCCGCCCTCGACCGGTCACGGGGCGGGAATGCAGGTACCCGAATACAAGTCCAATCCTTATTTCATCGTCGCATCCGTCGAAATGGGAAATACTACCACCAAATGCATCCTGACAGGTACAAACCTTGATACTGGAAAATCCTATATCATCAACAAGACCGTGTCCATGAGCAGGGATGTCAGAAAACCAAAAGCTGGAGAAGAAGTCTTTGGAGCTACCCTTGACGGAACGGAACTCACACGGGAATCCGTCACTGACCTGGTCAGAGATACCCTGATCAAATGCCACAAAGATGCTGATCTGAGCATCAAGGATGAACTTGATTTCGTTGTCAGAAGTACAGGCGTAGTGGCTGCCATGGACTCGCCCGAACAAGTCGGCGAGTTCGTCAAGGCACTCGCTAACGGATGCCTGCTCGCCGGCGTCCCGCCAAAGAAGATGACACCACCGATGGGAATCAACAGCCTCCCGAAAAAACTCAGGGGCTTCTCATATGCCGACCGGCTCGTCTTCACCGGAGCTATTGCCGGCGTAACCCCGCCGATCGGATCAACCGGTGTTGAGATGGTCGCAAATGAGATGGAGGGGGAACTGGCAATGGCAGGCATCAAAGAGGGCGCCAAATGGACCGGTGTCGACTTCAGAAATCCCTGCATCTCCATGGACTTTGGTACCACGCTTGACGGTCGTATCACCGGTGACGTGGATGATAAAGCGGAAAATCCCTTTGCAAAGACCATCGGAAACTTCTGCGGCCTCGCCGGGGCAATACCCGATGCAATAATCCGCGGGACAGGTCTCGTCGATAAAAAGAAAGGGACAGCGCTCGATCTTTTCGGAGAAAAATGCAAAACATCCTCGAACCGCTCAACCAAAAATGCAATGCCCTATGTTGAACGCTGCATGGAGATCATTGACGTCGCCGAAGTCCCGCGTGAACGGACGCATTTCGGCAAGGTGCCGGTCTGCGCCGATGTTGCCGAAGACTCAGGCATCGTCCTGATCGGTGTCGATATCGGTGTGAACGGAGATAGGACAGCCGACCTTGAAGCGATCGGAGCCGAAATCGCCAAAAATGAAAATAAGGAGGTCATCAGAGAGGTCATCGACCGGGTGTGTGCAAACGTCGCACTCAAAATCATCGACCTCTGTATCAAGAGAAACTTCCTCCCGAAGAACAGCTCGATCGGGTTTACTGGTCGTGCGATCATCTCCGGAAACAAACCTCAGTACATCCTCGAAGGCATTATGGAGAGAGGGATCTACGACGACCCGGTCGATCACCTTGTCTTCGTCGACGACGGACTTGCCCGCGGGGCGGCACTGATGGGGCGGTGTATGAATAGTATCGGTCATCCAAAGTGCCCGATCGGCGGTGTTCGGGGCGGACATTGTATTATGGCAAAACGCCAAAAGATAGGTAAGTAA
- the yciH gene encoding stress response translation initiation inhibitor YciH: MNSGICPKCGLPKELCICEEVAKEQQRISVKVSKRRYGKEVTVVDGLDPYEIDLEDLSKFLKGRLACGGTVKENSIELQGNHRDRVKILLSSRGYSLENIN, encoded by the coding sequence ATGAACAGTGGCATCTGCCCGAAATGTGGTTTACCAAAGGAACTCTGTATTTGCGAAGAAGTCGCAAAAGAACAGCAACGTATTAGTGTTAAAGTAAGCAAGAGACGGTACGGTAAAGAAGTGACCGTTGTTGATGGTCTTGATCCGTATGAGATCGATCTTGAGGATCTGTCCAAGTTCCTCAAAGGCCGGCTTGCATGCGGAGGCACCGTGAAGGAAAACTCTATTGAGCTTCAGGGAAATCACCGTGACAGAGTAAAAATACTTCTCTCATCACGTGGGTACAGTCTAGAAAATATCAATTAA
- a CDS encoding DUF2115 domain-containing protein, producing the protein MGFWNREGNSPSGTLFSWNDLARISRKGTLLSALKEKGQLYSPEDLELMLNRYAKKLENVPHEYAEALLYYARIQIIEGYHRMMTDDLAEIHAAVPLPSSWKAFAADAQTAAKKGTPGDRLRSLKYLIAAYTVYIKEEPVHPVGMPFPGGFSVEQYDGEYYCPVRAVWNDIDDAFCKYCPAVQSRERDLLLSKNERDLVTKKEKLNNYFYNFKG; encoded by the coding sequence ATGGGATTCTGGAACCGTGAGGGGAATTCCCCTTCGGGAACTCTTTTTTCATGGAATGATCTCGCCCGTATTTCTCGAAAAGGGACGCTTCTTTCTGCTCTTAAAGAAAAAGGTCAGCTGTATTCTCCTGAAGACCTGGAGCTGATGCTTAACCGATACGCAAAAAAGCTGGAGAATGTCCCTCACGAATACGCTGAGGCTCTCCTGTATTATGCCCGCATCCAGATCATCGAAGGATATCACCGGATGATGACCGATGATCTTGCCGAGATCCATGCTGCGGTTCCGCTTCCTTCGTCATGGAAAGCATTTGCGGCCGATGCACAGACAGCGGCAAAGAAAGGGACACCCGGCGACCGTCTGCGGTCCCTGAAATATCTGATAGCCGCCTATACGGTGTACATCAAAGAAGAGCCGGTCCACCCTGTCGGCATGCCGTTTCCCGGCGGCTTTTCTGTGGAACAGTATGACGGTGAATATTACTGCCCGGTCCGCGCAGTATGGAATGATATCGATGACGCCTTCTGCAAATACTGTCCGGCGGTCCAAAGCAGGGAGCGGGATCTTCTTTTGTCGAAAAACGAACGGGATCTCGTGACAAAAAAAGAGAAACTTAACAATTATTTTTATAATTTTAAAGGATAA
- the tes gene encoding tetraether lipid synthase Tes, whose product MTPIKRTKSLCPVCGKLLDAEITEEDGAIWICRTCPEHGYARTLYWSDAEMYRRFDAYDRVGRGVENPNVDLPGECTTRCGLCSNHKSGTLLANIDVTNRCNLKCEFCFANARACGYVYEPTFDEITSMLTLLRNEQPVACPAVQFSGGEPTMRDDLAEIIKKARELGFSQVQMASNGVKLAQNPKLAQELRDAGLSTVYLHFDGVSKETNPLLEKTSLPAIENCRKAGLGIVLVPTIINGKNNHEIGDIIRFASKNVDIIRGINFQPVAFTGAAKEDDVIRERVTIPDITRSIDEQMNGKLKSSDFYPIPSVMTICDLIEAYTGKPQIMFCAHPHCGAATYGFVNDEGDLVPITRFVDVEKFFAEAATLAGRFKTAGKTGKYLAMATGLGKINKAVSKEEVEGIRIDLKKLIYDALVKHDYDSIGKFHENALFIGTMHFMDAFNYDTDRVSRCCIHYATPDGRLIPFCTYNSGPTYREEVWKKGAKPLSE is encoded by the coding sequence ATGACGCCGATAAAAAGAACGAAAAGCCTGTGCCCCGTTTGTGGTAAATTGCTTGACGCGGAGATTACTGAAGAGGACGGCGCAATATGGATATGCCGGACCTGTCCGGAACACGGTTATGCAAGGACACTGTATTGGTCGGACGCTGAGATGTACCGGCGGTTTGACGCCTATGACAGAGTCGGCAGGGGTGTGGAAAATCCGAATGTTGACCTTCCTGGAGAGTGTACGACCCGCTGCGGTCTTTGTTCTAATCACAAATCAGGAACACTTCTTGCAAACATCGATGTAACGAACCGTTGTAATCTCAAATGCGAGTTCTGTTTTGCCAATGCCAGAGCATGCGGCTATGTGTATGAACCGACGTTCGATGAGATCACTTCGATGCTCACACTCCTGAGAAATGAACAGCCTGTGGCATGTCCGGCGGTCCAGTTTTCCGGCGGCGAGCCCACGATGCGCGATGATCTTGCGGAGATCATCAAAAAAGCCCGTGAACTCGGGTTCAGCCAGGTGCAGATGGCCTCAAACGGCGTCAAGCTCGCTCAAAACCCGAAGCTCGCACAGGAACTGCGGGATGCAGGTCTTTCAACGGTGTATCTGCATTTTGATGGCGTTTCAAAAGAGACGAATCCTCTCCTGGAAAAAACCAGTCTGCCGGCAATCGAAAACTGCCGGAAAGCAGGTCTTGGCATTGTCCTCGTCCCGACGATCATCAACGGGAAAAACAACCATGAGATCGGGGACATCATTCGGTTCGCGAGCAAAAATGTCGACATCATCCGGGGGATCAATTTCCAGCCGGTCGCCTTCACGGGCGCGGCAAAGGAGGATGACGTCATTCGCGAACGTGTCACCATTCCTGATATCACCCGTTCTATCGATGAGCAGATGAACGGCAAACTCAAGTCATCAGATTTCTATCCGATTCCGTCGGTAATGACCATCTGTGATCTGATCGAGGCATACACCGGAAAACCGCAGATCATGTTTTGTGCCCACCCGCACTGCGGAGCAGCGACCTACGGGTTTGTGAATGATGAGGGCGATCTCGTGCCGATCACCCGGTTCGTTGATGTGGAGAAGTTCTTTGCCGAGGCAGCCACCTTGGCGGGTCGATTTAAGACCGCCGGGAAGACCGGGAAGTATCTGGCAATGGCCACGGGTCTAGGTAAGATCAACAAGGCTGTTTCAAAGGAAGAGGTCGAAGGGATCCGAATCGATCTGAAGAAACTCATCTACGATGCTCTCGTCAAACACGACTATGACTCGATCGGGAAATTCCACGAAAATGCTCTCTTTATCGGCACGATGCATTTCATGGATGCCTTCAACTACGACACCGACCGTGTCTCAAGATGCTGTATCCATTATGCGACCCCGGATGGCAGACTCATCCCGTTCTGTACCTATAACAGCGGCCCGACCTATCGGGAAGAGGTATGGAAGAAGGGAGCAAAACCTCTGTCAGAGTAA
- a CDS encoding CDP-2,3-bis-(O-geranylgeranyl)-sn-glycerol synthase: MIPAYIPNPAAALIGGGTPIDFGRCAKDGRRILGDGKTWRGLIGGIIVGIIFGFIQIFLVDYFQLDFLPKQTIVTVCALATGALLGDMVKSYFKRRMGKDRGAKWPLADMYDMVVGSLVLMTLALLVTGNIGWFAENFDSVGFLVATLIAILILSPLLHRGTNIIGYLLGLKDVPW, encoded by the coding sequence ATGATCCCCGCATATATTCCAAACCCAGCCGCCGCGCTCATTGGCGGAGGGACACCGATCGATTTCGGCAGATGCGCAAAAGACGGACGACGGATCCTTGGTGACGGAAAAACCTGGCGCGGCCTTATCGGCGGCATCATTGTCGGTATCATCTTCGGATTCATACAGATCTTTCTGGTTGACTACTTCCAGCTGGATTTCCTGCCGAAACAGACGATTGTCACCGTATGTGCCCTCGCCACGGGAGCTCTTCTCGGCGACATGGTCAAGAGTTACTTCAAGCGCAGAATGGGAAAAGACCGGGGAGCCAAATGGCCCCTTGCAGATATGTATGACATGGTCGTCGGGTCCCTTGTCCTGATGACACTCGCATTACTCGTGACCGGGAATATCGGATGGTTCGCCGAGAACTTTGACTCGGTCGGATTCCTGGTAGCGACCTTAATTGCGATCCTTATACTGTCACCTCTATTACATAGAGGAACAAATATTATCGGATACTTACTCGGGTTAAAGGACGTACCATGGTAA
- the pyrE gene encoding orotate phosphoribosyltransferase encodes MVNRILDLLVQYKAVEFGDFTLASGAQSRYYIDVKTAIMQPKLLSEIAAEVAAKYEFECIAGVAVGGVPLAVAVSLAADKPCAVIRAAAKDHGKSEMIIGNVKGKRVLLIEDVTTSGGSSKHGINELRKAGAMIDSVVTVVDREGGAKELLAAEGITLHPLVKASELLA; translated from the coding sequence ATGGTAAATAGAATATTAGATCTTCTGGTTCAGTATAAGGCAGTGGAGTTTGGGGATTTCACCTTGGCGTCCGGTGCTCAAAGCAGGTATTACATCGATGTGAAAACAGCGATCATGCAGCCGAAACTGCTCTCTGAGATCGCCGCGGAGGTCGCAGCAAAATACGAGTTCGAGTGCATCGCCGGAGTGGCCGTCGGCGGGGTACCACTCGCCGTGGCCGTTTCTCTGGCAGCAGACAAACCCTGCGCCGTTATCCGGGCAGCAGCAAAAGACCATGGGAAAAGCGAGATGATCATCGGAAACGTAAAAGGAAAACGGGTCCTCCTGATCGAAGACGTCACGACATCCGGCGGTTCATCGAAACACGGCATCAATGAACTGAGAAAAGCCGGGGCAATGATCGATTCCGTCGTCACCGTCGTTGACCGGGAAGGCGGGGCAAAAGAGCTTCTGGCCGCAGAAGGCATCACGCTGCACCCGCTCGTCAAAGCAAGCGAACTCCTCGCATAA